In one Cloacibacillus porcorum genomic region, the following are encoded:
- the mnmE gene encoding tRNA uridine-5-carboxymethylaminomethyl(34) synthesis GTPase MnmE: MAEDTITALATAWGEGGIAIVRVSGSESAAIVDKIFRAKRRFSEQPARCMTLGTLHTKDGTLFDEVLAVRFERGNSYTGEESAEIHCHGGALSAQRCIEELCSLGARMALPGEFTRRAFINGRIDLAQAEAVAGIIKARSDEALTASARSLQGSFTEKIRGLMERLTTLAATLEVDLDFPEEGEGFISKNESAVRLDELLAECEELISRCRSGMLLRDGLRAAIIGRPNVGKSSLLNALLAENRAIVTATPGTTRDSIEETFIYKGLPVRIIDTAGIRETTDEIEEIGVQRSLKSMEEADIILRVIDSSEGDLTMEAALPAAAKRQIIILNKSDLPARITEADIAAHFPDHPRIAVSAAHGSGLDELKELILKTALSGGELAGGYSVTARQMECLARTKEALSAARAALSAGIGDDLVLSCISDARAQLSSLLGIDASEDLLDKIFSSFCVGK, from the coding sequence ATGGCAGAAGATACGATTACGGCGCTGGCCACGGCGTGGGGCGAGGGCGGCATCGCGATAGTGAGAGTTTCCGGCAGCGAGAGCGCGGCTATCGTTGACAAAATATTCCGCGCCAAACGGCGCTTTTCCGAACAGCCCGCGCGCTGCATGACGCTGGGAACGCTGCACACAAAGGACGGGACGCTCTTTGACGAGGTGCTGGCCGTGCGTTTTGAGCGGGGAAACAGTTATACGGGCGAAGAGAGCGCGGAGATACACTGCCATGGCGGCGCGCTTTCGGCGCAGCGCTGTATCGAGGAGCTCTGTTCGCTGGGAGCAAGGATGGCGCTGCCCGGCGAATTTACAAGAAGGGCCTTCATCAACGGCCGTATAGACCTCGCGCAGGCGGAGGCGGTCGCCGGCATCATCAAGGCACGCAGCGACGAGGCGCTGACCGCATCGGCGAGATCGCTGCAGGGATCATTCACGGAAAAGATACGGGGACTTATGGAGAGGCTTACCACGCTGGCGGCGACGCTTGAGGTCGACCTTGACTTCCCAGAGGAGGGAGAGGGCTTTATCTCCAAGAACGAGAGCGCTGTACGTCTCGATGAGCTCCTCGCAGAGTGCGAAGAGCTCATCTCCCGCTGCCGCAGCGGCATGCTGCTGCGTGACGGGCTGCGCGCGGCGATCATCGGGCGGCCGAATGTGGGAAAGTCGTCGCTGCTGAACGCCCTGCTCGCGGAGAACCGCGCAATCGTCACGGCGACGCCTGGCACGACGCGCGACAGCATCGAGGAGACCTTCATTTATAAGGGGCTGCCGGTGAGGATAATCGACACCGCCGGCATCCGCGAGACGACCGACGAAATCGAGGAGATCGGCGTGCAGCGCTCGCTCAAATCGATGGAGGAGGCCGATATCATCCTGCGGGTGATAGACAGTTCGGAGGGCGATCTCACGATGGAGGCGGCGCTGCCCGCCGCCGCGAAGAGGCAGATCATCATCCTGAACAAGAGCGACCTCCCCGCGAGGATTACCGAGGCCGATATCGCGGCGCATTTCCCCGACCATCCGCGCATCGCCGTCTCCGCCGCCCACGGAAGCGGGCTTGACGAGCTGAAGGAGCTCATTCTTAAGACGGCGCTCTCCGGCGGGGAGCTTGCCGGAGGTTACTCCGTCACCGCGCGGCAGATGGAGTGCCTCGCAAGAACAAAAGAGGCGCTCTCTGCCGCACGCGCGGCGCTCTCTGCCGGGATAGGAGACGATCTCGTCCTCTCCTGTATATCGGATGCCAGGGCTCAGCTGTCGTCGCTGCTCGGCATCGACGCGAGCGAGGATCTGCTTGACAAGATATTCAGCAGCTTCTGCGTCGGCAAATGA
- a CDS encoding helix-turn-helix domain-containing protein has translation MEKIRELRLLKKMTQEQLAEAVDISVGYISALENGKKSPSIKRLEKIADVLGVAPTSLFDEEAEPPAQCPFMRDGMWCAPAPELDDISKEVCTLLRGVPLETKIKILNYAKDMKMLSDLSPKRG, from the coding sequence ATGGAAAAAATCAGGGAACTTCGCCTCTTGAAGAAGATGACGCAGGAGCAACTGGCCGAGGCGGTGGATATCTCCGTCGGCTATATCTCGGCGCTTGAAAACGGGAAAAAGTCTCCTTCTATAAAAAGGTTGGAAAAGATTGCCGATGTACTGGGGGTCGCCCCGACGTCGCTTTTTGACGAAGAGGCAGAGCCGCCAGCACAGTGTCCCTTTATGAGGGACGGCATGTGGTGCGCTCCGGCTCCGGAGCTCGACGATATATCGAAAGAGGTCTGCACGCTTTTGCGTGGGGTACCGCTGGAGACAAAGATAAAGATACTGAATTATGCAAAAGATATGAAGATGCTATCTGACCTATCACCAAAGAGAGGCTGA
- a CDS encoding RluA family pseudouridine synthase, translated as MGAELKISADNDGRRVDRVLRTLWPQVPLGAIMKAVRTGEVRLDGKKTKADARLEEGQLLYVPWEEEAGGQKTDGGAEKTAKKPPLETLYRDDYLWVVNKPAGLLTQPDIKGGDSLITRALAELGWSRSDYRPATLQRLDRNTTGAVIIALTGAAQRHLAELIREHKIRKLYHAVVEGIAEESGRIDLPLLKDGAANTVRPDREGQPALTLYRRLSTSGMRSVVEAELVTGRPHQARVHLAAIGHPIVGDTKYGSGRGAKRPLLHARTIIFPTDAELPAGLRGSAVTAPLPADMKKYEEGA; from the coding sequence ATGGGCGCGGAGCTGAAAATTTCCGCGGACAACGACGGCCGCCGCGTTGACCGCGTACTGCGTACCCTCTGGCCCCAGGTGCCCCTTGGGGCGATCATGAAGGCGGTGCGTACTGGCGAGGTGCGTCTTGACGGTAAAAAGACGAAGGCCGACGCGCGTCTTGAAGAGGGGCAGCTTCTCTATGTGCCGTGGGAAGAAGAGGCCGGGGGCCAGAAAACAGACGGGGGAGCGGAAAAAACCGCAAAAAAGCCGCCGCTTGAGACCCTTTACCGCGACGATTACCTTTGGGTGGTGAACAAACCGGCGGGGCTGCTGACACAGCCCGACATAAAGGGCGGGGATTCGCTCATCACGCGGGCCCTCGCGGAGCTGGGCTGGAGCCGCAGCGATTATCGGCCGGCGACGTTGCAGCGGCTGGACCGCAACACCACCGGCGCGGTGATAATCGCGCTCACGGGCGCGGCGCAGCGGCATCTCGCGGAGCTGATACGCGAACATAAAATAAGGAAGCTTTACCACGCGGTGGTCGAGGGCATCGCCGAGGAATCGGGACGTATCGACCTGCCGCTTTTGAAGGACGGCGCCGCCAACACCGTCCGTCCTGACAGAGAGGGGCAGCCAGCCCTTACTCTTTACAGAAGACTTTCCACCTCCGGAATGCGCAGCGTGGTAGAGGCTGAGCTTGTCACCGGAAGGCCGCATCAGGCGCGTGTGCACCTGGCGGCGATAGGACATCCGATTGTGGGGGATACGAAGTACGGAAGCGGACGCGGCGCGAAGCGCCCGCTGCTTCACGCGCGGACGATAATATTCCCCACGGACGCGGAGCTTCCGGCGGGGCTGCGCGGCTCTGCCGTGACCGCACCGCTGCCGGCTGATATGAAAAAATATGAAGAGGGTGCTTAA
- a CDS encoding 3'-5' exoribonuclease YhaM family protein, protein MTANLLLNSQEVRKLPAGSLFKAIFVVSALSQKSDKNGKPYYDVTVSDSFGSIEAKVWSDAQWLDKSEAEPQSADDRLPVEKILQLAGKTVGINGKVAEYRGQLQFNFNKLTLLSQEKYPPAGYLPRSPIPIEELTGRFETLVKGCGGEAGDFLRKVFTGELWSRFRDWPAAVSHHHAYANGLLEHTLSVAECAKSMAESMRTAGYDVDIDIVVAGALLHDIGKLDSYRMISVPEMTVEGALLDHVAQGYMRFNELAAQYGLTEKTRMHLGHILLSHHGQREFGSPVVPATPEAMIVSSADELDFRMFCWNDSVKNLTDDQPISAWNNSTQRRFWKR, encoded by the coding sequence ATGACTGCTAATTTGCTGCTTAACAGCCAGGAGGTACGAAAACTTCCGGCGGGCAGCCTCTTCAAGGCGATATTTGTCGTCAGCGCACTCTCGCAGAAGAGCGATAAAAATGGAAAACCATACTACGACGTGACCGTCTCCGATTCATTCGGAAGTATCGAGGCAAAGGTCTGGTCGGATGCCCAGTGGCTTGATAAATCCGAGGCCGAACCTCAGAGCGCCGACGACCGGCTGCCGGTTGAGAAAATATTGCAGCTTGCGGGAAAGACCGTCGGCATAAACGGCAAAGTAGCGGAATACCGCGGCCAGCTTCAGTTCAACTTTAACAAACTGACGCTGCTCAGCCAGGAGAAATATCCGCCCGCGGGCTATCTCCCGCGCTCGCCGATCCCGATCGAGGAGCTGACCGGCCGTTTTGAGACGCTTGTGAAGGGCTGCGGCGGCGAGGCCGGCGATTTTCTGCGTAAAGTATTCACCGGAGAACTCTGGAGCCGCTTCCGCGACTGGCCGGCGGCGGTGAGCCACCACCATGCCTACGCGAACGGCCTGCTGGAGCACACCCTCTCCGTCGCGGAGTGTGCGAAATCGATGGCGGAGTCGATGAGGACTGCCGGTTACGATGTTGATATCGACATCGTCGTTGCGGGAGCGCTGCTGCACGACATCGGCAAGCTGGACTCCTACCGGATGATATCCGTCCCAGAAATGACCGTCGAGGGGGCGCTGCTCGACCACGTCGCGCAGGGATACATGCGCTTCAACGAGCTTGCGGCGCAGTACGGACTCACCGAGAAGACGCGTATGCACCTCGGCCACATTCTGCTTTCACACCACGGACAGCGTGAGTTTGGTTCGCCCGTCGTTCCCGCGACGCCGGAGGCGATGATAGTCTCCTCCGCGGACGAGCTTGACTTCCGTATGTTCTGCTGGAACGACTCTGTTAAAAACCTCACCGACGACCAGCCGATATCGGCCTGGAACAACTCCACGCAGCGCAGGTTCTGGAAGAGGTAA
- a CDS encoding C1 family peptidase, with the protein MSKIFRKSAYLALTLIFIFTLAGQSFASALKPAPLNPKFVEWCGGQATSGKSSSSGAGKLNYGYAPSPVNWSHLGGLVYNIGSSSSSRRADTLPASYDLRSKMTAVKDQNPFGNCWAHSAMAATESFLIGRGLVSSTDIDLSEWYLTYFAYNPFSRRIHK; encoded by the coding sequence ATGAGTAAAATTTTTAGGAAATCTGCATATCTCGCACTTACCTTGATTTTTATATTCACGCTCGCTGGCCAATCTTTCGCGTCGGCGCTCAAGCCAGCCCCGCTTAACCCAAAGTTTGTGGAATGGTGCGGTGGACAGGCAACGTCGGGAAAGAGCAGCTCTAGCGGAGCGGGGAAGCTGAATTATGGCTACGCGCCGTCTCCTGTGAATTGGAGCCACCTTGGCGGTCTTGTCTATAATATAGGCTCTTCCTCCTCTTCGCGGCGCGCCGACACCTTGCCGGCCAGCTATGACCTTAGGAGCAAAATGACTGCTGTAAAGGATCAGAATCCTTTTGGCAATTGCTGGGCACACAGCGCCATGGCGGCGACTGAGTCCTTCCTTATAGGCAGAGGACTGGTTTCTTCGACCGACATCGATCTTTCCGAATGGTATCTGACATATTTTGCATATAACCCTTTCAGTCGGCGCATTCACAAATAA
- a CDS encoding DUF1847 domain-containing protein: MRCDRCTEKPCREGMACTACDAAALYADPEDRRMMRAASEVEAEYYGEINRIQEIILFSQKMGYKKLGIAFCAALSEEAAKLSQILENYFEISTVNCKVCGVEKSEMGAMESDKVGPISCNPIEQAEVLNAANTDLNLLLGLCVGHDALFIKYSQAPVVPVAAKDRVIAHNPLGALYCSAIFKRMMKEAKNQETK; this comes from the coding sequence ATGAGGTGTGACCGCTGTACGGAAAAACCATGCCGGGAGGGGATGGCCTGCACCGCCTGCGACGCCGCGGCGCTGTACGCAGATCCTGAGGACAGGCGCATGATGCGCGCCGCCTCCGAGGTGGAGGCCGAATATTACGGGGAGATCAACCGTATTCAGGAGATCATACTCTTCTCGCAGAAGATGGGATACAAAAAACTTGGTATCGCTTTCTGCGCCGCCCTCTCGGAAGAGGCGGCCAAACTCTCGCAGATACTGGAAAACTATTTCGAGATCTCCACCGTGAACTGTAAGGTCTGCGGCGTGGAAAAGTCGGAGATGGGCGCGATGGAGAGCGACAAGGTCGGACCGATATCCTGCAACCCGATAGAACAGGCCGAGGTGCTCAACGCGGCGAATACAGACCTTAACCTGTTGCTTGGCCTCTGCGTCGGCCACGACGCGCTCTTCATAAAATACTCCCAGGCGCCGGTGGTGCCGGTCGCCGCGAAAGACCGAGTCATCGCCCATAACCCGCTCGGCGCGCTCTACTGTTCGGCGATCTTTAAGCGGATGATGAAAGAGGCAAAGAACCAGGAAACTAAATAA
- a CDS encoding PLP-dependent aminotransferase family protein, whose protein sequence is MSTVNWDARLSEIALNVKPSPIRALLKYTKTPGVISFAGGNPDPAVFPVAEFAEASQILSREGKDVLQYGATNGYDPLKEYISKWMAPRMGRETKPDEMLITTGSQEGMDLLCSVLLNDGDTIIVEGPTYPGALHAMRNRGARFLSVPCDKDGLCVDLLPGVIEQGRKDGHKIKFIYSIVNFQNPSGATLSKERRAKLLEIAEKYDLIIFEDDPYGHLRYNGEHVPTIFSMDKGGRVVYACSFSKILAPGTRVAWIVGAPELIQKMVMIKQGTNLCTSVVAQALVYEYCRLGHLDGFLPKIIAHYGKKRDAMDAAFKKYLPANTRYHTPEGGFFFWLQVPGVDSTKLFMKAIDHGVAFVTGPAFYAEAGEGLDYMRTCFTFAQPEEIEEGAKRLAAAIKEL, encoded by the coding sequence ATGAGTACAGTAAATTGGGACGCAAGACTTTCAGAGATAGCGCTAAATGTTAAACCGTCGCCGATACGCGCACTTCTTAAGTATACAAAGACACCCGGCGTCATCTCGTTTGCCGGCGGAAATCCCGACCCCGCGGTATTCCCCGTGGCGGAATTTGCGGAGGCCTCGCAGATACTGAGCCGCGAGGGTAAGGACGTTCTGCAGTACGGCGCTACTAACGGCTATGATCCGCTTAAGGAATATATATCAAAGTGGATGGCCCCGCGCATGGGGCGTGAGACAAAACCCGATGAAATGCTGATCACTACCGGCTCTCAGGAGGGCATGGACCTTCTATGCTCTGTGCTGCTCAATGACGGCGATACGATCATTGTCGAGGGGCCGACATATCCCGGAGCGCTGCACGCGATGCGCAACCGCGGCGCGCGCTTCCTCTCCGTGCCTTGCGACAAGGACGGACTTTGCGTAGACCTGCTGCCCGGAGTCATCGAACAGGGGCGCAAAGACGGACACAAAATCAAATTCATCTATTCGATCGTAAACTTCCAGAACCCCTCTGGAGCGACACTCTCCAAGGAACGCCGCGCCAAGCTGCTGGAGATCGCCGAAAAGTACGATCTGATAATATTCGAGGACGACCCATACGGACACCTCCGTTACAACGGAGAGCATGTCCCGACGATCTTCTCGATGGATAAGGGCGGCCGAGTAGTCTATGCCTGCTCCTTCTCAAAGATACTGGCCCCCGGCACACGCGTGGCATGGATCGTCGGCGCGCCGGAGCTCATTCAGAAGATGGTGATGATAAAGCAGGGCACAAACCTCTGCACGAGCGTCGTCGCTCAGGCCCTCGTTTATGAGTACTGCCGCCTCGGCCACCTCGACGGCTTCCTGCCGAAGATCATCGCCCACTATGGCAAGAAACGCGACGCGATGGATGCCGCCTTCAAAAAATATCTGCCCGCCAACACCCGTTACCATACGCCTGAGGGCGGATTCTTCTTCTGGCTCCAGGTGCCAGGGGTTGACTCGACGAAACTCTTCATGAAGGCGATCGACCACGGTGTGGCGTTTGTCACAGGCCCGGCCTTCTACGCCGAAGCGGGAGAGGGGCTCGACTATATGCGCACCTGCTTCACCTTCGCGCAGCCGGAGGAGATCGAAGAGGGAGCGAAACGCCTCGCCGCCGCCATCAAGGAGCTCTAA
- a CDS encoding acyltransferase domain-containing protein translates to MENDTRIFALSADDDAALVACCALLAKRLKAGECPRVLFGGNSPDGGPCRRAFVASDTEEAIEALNASPPKTGKKLKLVFAMPGQGSAGPVPVESLCAELPVFREYIERAQCVLDRHGRLSVNDILSRGKARSSMEEQLFVLIYGAALAMQYRAWGAHPDMMIAHSLGELTALVVCGMASYEEMLGFVCRRALIIDSLAESGAMAHVAADSAEIFRLTAAYGGRLSVAAVNSSRSVVVSGELRALSDFERVLDRKAMPHRRLRVPKAAHSAIMEPALAPIVALAFPTLRDGCCPLFSSVTGAPLTAREVEAPEWRRRHCRDTVRFDLALAALSEALGDNDAIVIEFGVHRVLAAAGVKALPGGRWYGASSMARYHENRSPEYCFKRGIQETLAALWECHILSEIQSADWYITNKNFLQNIIK, encoded by the coding sequence ATGGAAAATGACACCCGAATATTTGCCCTGTCCGCTGACGATGACGCCGCGCTGGTGGCGTGTTGCGCACTGCTCGCCAAACGGCTGAAGGCTGGAGAGTGCCCGCGCGTACTCTTCGGCGGCAACAGTCCGGACGGCGGCCCATGCCGCAGAGCCTTCGTCGCCTCGGATACAGAAGAGGCCATCGAAGCACTGAATGCCTCTCCTCCAAAGACCGGCAAAAAGCTAAAACTCGTTTTTGCGATGCCGGGCCAGGGCTCGGCCGGTCCCGTGCCGGTCGAATCCCTCTGCGCGGAGCTGCCGGTCTTCCGCGAGTATATTGAGCGCGCCCAGTGCGTGCTCGACCGCCACGGACGGCTTTCCGTGAATGATATCCTCTCGCGCGGCAAGGCACGCAGCAGCATGGAGGAACAGCTCTTCGTCCTCATATATGGCGCGGCGCTTGCGATGCAGTACCGCGCGTGGGGAGCGCATCCGGATATGATGATCGCCCATTCTCTCGGAGAGCTGACGGCGCTGGTCGTCTGCGGCATGGCCTCCTACGAGGAGATGCTCGGCTTCGTCTGCCGGCGCGCACTGATCATCGATTCCCTCGCGGAGTCCGGCGCAATGGCCCATGTCGCGGCGGACTCCGCGGAAATTTTCCGGCTGACGGCGGCGTATGGCGGGAGGCTCTCCGTCGCCGCCGTCAATAGCAGCCGCTCCGTCGTCGTATCCGGCGAGCTCAGGGCGCTCTCCGACTTCGAGAGGGTGCTTGACCGAAAGGCGATGCCGCACAGAAGGCTGCGCGTGCCGAAGGCCGCCCATTCCGCAATAATGGAGCCGGCGCTCGCGCCGATAGTGGCGCTGGCCTTTCCAACCCTTCGTGACGGCTGCTGTCCGCTCTTCTCCTCCGTTACCGGCGCGCCGCTCACGGCGCGGGAGGTGGAAGCCCCTGAGTGGCGCCGGCGGCACTGCCGCGATACGGTACGTTTCGATCTCGCCCTCGCCGCGTTATCCGAAGCTTTAGGTGACAACGACGCCATCGTCATAGAGTTTGGCGTTCATCGCGTGCTGGCGGCGGCTGGCGTAAAAGCGCTGCCCGGCGGCAGATGGTACGGAGCCTCATCGATGGCCCGCTATCATGAAAACCGTTCCCCCGAATACTGCTTTAAACGCGGGATACAAGAGACTCTTGCCGCGCTGTGGGAGTGTCATATCCTCTCTGAAATTCAATCTGCTGATTGGTATATTACCAATAAAAACTTTTTGCAGAACATCATAAAATAA
- a CDS encoding lectin like domain-containing protein gives MHITLSVGAFTNNSEKPYYDYGGDDWKAVALLSRGTGSVLESQAPVPASSKDVYAPLRTNRTYKLTNAWYLGNLGVKEVHLNDQRRDMIKRAIKEYGAVSVGIHFNEKDYYNEVTYGYMTNGSPSYTNHAVTIVGWDDSYSKDNFKESCKPNDNGAWIVRNSWGDWWGEGGYFYVSYEEPTLCDGVVYVTEQAPQNERIYEYDPLGLVQFIGYSKYGVESGSGSGETAPVWYANLFTAKGNDTLTSVAFYTSAPEQECEIKVYTGCDGSPISGKLVLTQKTAVAAPGYNTVVLDSHVKLTQHEKFSVVICTSSDKTGFVVPCEYARDNYSENAVSHEGESWLSYDGVKFEDIADATLDSLPNANVCIKAFATLPGTSISLIPQSLEIDAGSKMTILALVTPQGTVVTWESSDTSVCTVDANGIVTALKAGNAVVTASTADNFAQCFVTVTGSPTPPTPAPTGGSSSGCSAGFAALALLALVPIILKKRS, from the coding sequence TTGCATATAACCCTTTCAGTCGGCGCATTCACAAATAATAGCGAAAAACCATATTATGATTACGGCGGAGATGACTGGAAAGCCGTGGCGCTGCTTTCGCGCGGAACGGGTTCGGTGCTTGAATCCCAGGCTCCGGTTCCAGCCAGCTCTAAGGATGTTTACGCGCCTTTGCGCACGAACAGGACATATAAGCTTACGAACGCGTGGTATCTTGGTAATTTGGGTGTTAAGGAGGTGCATCTTAACGATCAAAGGCGCGATATGATTAAAAGGGCGATAAAAGAATACGGTGCAGTCTCTGTAGGTATCCATTTTAACGAAAAAGATTATTATAATGAAGTCACCTATGGCTATATGACCAACGGATCCCCTTCTTATACGAATCACGCTGTCACTATTGTGGGATGGGACGATAGTTACTCGAAAGATAACTTTAAGGAGTCATGCAAGCCTAATGATAATGGCGCGTGGATCGTTCGCAACAGCTGGGGTGATTGGTGGGGAGAAGGGGGGTACTTCTACGTCTCGTACGAGGAACCAACCCTTTGCGACGGGGTCGTATATGTGACGGAACAGGCTCCCCAGAATGAAAGAATTTATGAATACGACCCGCTCGGGCTGGTACAGTTTATCGGCTATAGCAAATACGGCGTTGAGTCTGGCAGTGGCTCAGGGGAAACTGCTCCAGTCTGGTACGCTAATCTTTTTACGGCGAAGGGTAACGACACTCTTACCTCCGTTGCCTTTTATACCTCGGCTCCGGAACAGGAATGTGAGATAAAGGTCTACACCGGCTGCGACGGCTCTCCCATAAGTGGCAAGCTGGTGCTGACGCAGAAAACAGCTGTCGCCGCGCCTGGATACAATACGGTCGTTCTTGATTCTCACGTAAAATTGACACAACATGAAAAATTTTCCGTCGTTATATGCACCTCTTCCGATAAGACGGGATTTGTGGTCCCATGTGAATATGCTCGGGATAATTATTCCGAAAACGCCGTTTCCCATGAGGGCGAAAGCTGGCTCTCGTATGATGGGGTGAAATTTGAGGATATCGCCGACGCCACTTTAGACAGCCTTCCCAATGCAAATGTCTGTATCAAAGCCTTTGCTACACTGCCCGGCACTTCGATTTCACTGATTCCTCAGTCTCTTGAAATAGATGCCGGCAGTAAGATGACGATATTGGCGTTGGTTACGCCTCAAGGGACCGTCGTCACCTGGGAGAGCAGCGACACAAGCGTGTGTACCGTAGATGCGAACGGTATCGTTACCGCGCTGAAGGCCGGCAATGCGGTTGTTACCGCGAGCACAGCCGACAACTTCGCTCAGTGCTTCGTTACCGTCACCGGTTCTCCGACACCTCCGACACCTGCCCCTACCGGCGGATCTTCCAGCGGATGCAGCGCAGGTTTCGCGGCGCTGGCGCTTTTGGCGCTGGTTCCCATAATTCTTAAAAAGAGAAGTTAA